In one Nicotiana sylvestris chromosome 8, ASM39365v2, whole genome shotgun sequence genomic region, the following are encoded:
- the LOC104248241 gene encoding putative uncharacterized protein YDL057W isoform X1, translating into MAKFPSIPHVQETGHRRVTVHSSHGEELVGVLHETNSLELVIICHGFKSSKDRIPMANLAAALEKEGISAFRFDFAGNGESEGSFQYGNYRREADDLRAVVEHFHEEKRFIAAIVGHSKGGNAVLLYASRYKDVQTVINISGRFNLERGIEGRLGRDFKEKIKQDGFIDVINRKGRLEYRVTEESLMDRLTTDTRGACLSIPQSCRVLTIHGTMDEMVPVEDAMEFAKNVPNHKLHIIEGADHEFTMHQDELASLVVAFVKEGLCGDYMALPSESCKRTSGYIHSRF; encoded by the exons ATGGCGAAGTTCCCTTCAATTCCCCATGTGCAAG AGACTGGGCATAGGCGTGTGACAGTACATAGCAGCCACGGTGAAGAACTTGTGGGTGTGCTACATGAAACAAATTCCCTGGAGCTTGTAATTATCTGCCATGGCTTCAAGTCATCGAAG GATCGGATTCCTATGGCGAATCTTGCTGCTGCTTTAGAGAAAGAAGGAATCAGTGCCTTCCGCTTTGACTTTGCAGGAAATGG TGAAAGCGAAGGCTCCTTTCAGTATGGTAACTACCGTAGAGAAGCTGATGATCTTCGTGCCGTAGTTGAGCACTTTCATGAGGAGAAACGTTTCATAGCAGCAATAGTTGGTCATAGCAAAG GAGGAAATGCTGTGCTCTTGTATGCTTCGAGGTACAAGGATGTACAAACTGTCATTAATATATCTGGCCGCTTCAATCTTGAGAGAGGGATAGAGGGCCGCTTGGGCAGAGACTTTAAAGAAAAGATAAAGCAGGATGGTTTTATTGATGTTATAAATAGAAAAG GAAGGTTAGAGTATCGTGTCACTGAGGAAAGCTTGATGGACCGTCTTACAACTGATACTCGTGGAGCATGTCTAAGTATCCCCCAAAGCTGCAG GGTGTTGACAATCCATGGTACAATGGACGAAATGGTGCCAGTTGAAGATGCAATGGAATTTGCCAAGAATGTGCCAAATCATAAATTGCACATTATCGAAGGAGCTGATCATGAATTCACCATGCATCAAGATGAGTTGGCTTCACTTGTGGTGGCTTTTGTGAAAGAGGGTCTATGTGGAGACTACATGGCTCTGCCATCTGAGTCATGCAAAAGAACAAGTGGATATATACATTCACGATTCTGA
- the LOC104248241 gene encoding uncharacterized protein isoform X2 — MAKFPSIPHVQETGHRRVTVHSSHGEELVGVLHETNSLELVIICHGFKSSKDRIPMANLAAALEKEGISAFRFDFAGNGESEGSFQYGNYRREADDLRAVVEHFHEEKRFIAAIVGHSKGRLEYRVTEESLMDRLTTDTRGACLSIPQSCRVLTIHGTMDEMVPVEDAMEFAKNVPNHKLHIIEGADHEFTMHQDELASLVVAFVKEGLCGDYMALPSESCKRTSGYIHSRF, encoded by the exons ATGGCGAAGTTCCCTTCAATTCCCCATGTGCAAG AGACTGGGCATAGGCGTGTGACAGTACATAGCAGCCACGGTGAAGAACTTGTGGGTGTGCTACATGAAACAAATTCCCTGGAGCTTGTAATTATCTGCCATGGCTTCAAGTCATCGAAG GATCGGATTCCTATGGCGAATCTTGCTGCTGCTTTAGAGAAAGAAGGAATCAGTGCCTTCCGCTTTGACTTTGCAGGAAATGG TGAAAGCGAAGGCTCCTTTCAGTATGGTAACTACCGTAGAGAAGCTGATGATCTTCGTGCCGTAGTTGAGCACTTTCATGAGGAGAAACGTTTCATAGCAGCAATAGTTGGTCATAGCAAAG GAAGGTTAGAGTATCGTGTCACTGAGGAAAGCTTGATGGACCGTCTTACAACTGATACTCGTGGAGCATGTCTAAGTATCCCCCAAAGCTGCAG GGTGTTGACAATCCATGGTACAATGGACGAAATGGTGCCAGTTGAAGATGCAATGGAATTTGCCAAGAATGTGCCAAATCATAAATTGCACATTATCGAAGGAGCTGATCATGAATTCACCATGCATCAAGATGAGTTGGCTTCACTTGTGGTGGCTTTTGTGAAAGAGGGTCTATGTGGAGACTACATGGCTCTGCCATCTGAGTCATGCAAAAGAACAAGTGGATATATACATTCACGATTCTGA